Genomic segment of Arachis hypogaea cultivar Tifrunner chromosome 16, arahy.Tifrunner.gnm2.J5K5, whole genome shotgun sequence:
actatgcctgcataCCAAGGCGATGACTTGGTTGGTCATATTCGGGTACTGCATTGAGTAttttggagttattacccctgtatcagggcattcagacattgtaagccAGTTGTCCAGGTGGATGGGACTCACTTGTACGGAAAGTATAAGGGTTGTCTCCTAGTCGCAGTCTCACAGGATGGCAACAACAACATCGTTCCAATTGCGTTTGCTATTGTcgagggagagacttctgatgcgTGGCACTTTTTCCTTAGTAACTTGCGTCAACATGTTGTCACTCGGGATGGTGTGGGACTGATATCGGACCGACACGAATCCATCAATGCAGCTGTGGAACGGAGTAACGGAGCATGGTCACCTCCTAGAGCTTTTCATATGTTCtgcatcaggcatatagagtcgAATTTTCTGCGGAAATTCAAGGCACCGTACCTCCAAAAATTGGTCGTCAACATTGGTAATAATTTAAGTAACTTATTAACAgtagttaaatattaatatttgttttcgacttttatgatttttttttctttggtttccTCTAGGATATTCCAGGACGGTGCGGGAGTATGAAGTGCGTTACCAGCGATTACGGGAACGGGGGGAAGCGTATACCAACTGGTTAAACCGAATTCCTCGCGAACAGTACGCATTGGCGTTTGATGGTGGATACCGATGGGGTCACATGACAACGAATCTAGTGGAATGCATCAATTCAGTGttgaagggtgcacgcaatctTCCTATTACTGCTCTTGTCAAGGCAACATTCTACAGGCTAAACGAGCTTTTCACCAGAAAAAGAGCAGAGGCAGAAGCGCGGATTAATGCTGGCCATGTGTTCTCCGAAGTCGTGACCTCGAAGTTGCATGCAAACCAACTTGCATCAGGAAACATACAGGTCAGTTGCTTTGACCGGCAGAATGAGGTCTTCGAGGTGCGTGAGATGCCAAGCGGACTGGAGTTTGCAGTCGATCTACGCGCCCTTCGATGTGATTGTGGTGAGTTCCAGGTGGACCGGATCCCCTGCAGACATGTGTTCGCATGTTGCGCAAACCAGCGACTGGATTGGAAGCTATATGTGCATGATGTGTATAAGATGGACCAAGTTCGGCGGGTGTACCGAGCAAGATTTAGGCCACTAGGTAACCCGACGACGTGGCCTGCGTACAACGGTCCTCGCTACGTACCGAATCCGTATCTGAGACGTGTCTCGAAAGGGCGCCCCAGGATGACGCgtttcttgaatgagatggacacgcGAATGTTACGTCGTCCTAGGCGATGTACGCTATGTGGAGCTGAGGGACACAGTCGTAGTAGATGCCGTCAGTCAACTGGTAGAACTGCCGACGGAGATGCTCAGTAGGTTCACATTGTGGTAGGTGTGGCACGTCACTATTATGTCATGGGTTGTCATTTTGATAGAACTTGACCTGATATGTGGAACATTATGTAATGTTTTTCTGATGTTTTTATGTTAAAACGGTTTATGTATTGCAATGTGTTCCTTGtagaaccggccggtccggttcaACCGGATTTTATGAATGACCCGGCTGGTCCGGTTCAATCTGATTTTCTAAAAAAACCGGCCGGTCCGCTTCAATCTGATTTTTTGAATGAATTGGCCTTTTCGGTGCAATCTGATTGTATaaatgaaccggccggtccggtccaatTGGGTTGTATAcatgaaccggccggtccggttcaATCTATTATTCGAAATGAACCGTCCGGTCCGGTGCAATCTGATTTTATGAATGAAACGGCCTGTCCGGTTCAAGCTAATTTTATgaatgaaccggccggtccggttcaCTCTGATTGTATAACTGAACCGGTCGGTCCGGTTCAATCTGTTTTTGTAATGAACCGGCCTGGCCTGTGCAATCTGATTTTATGATTGAACCGGCCTTTCCGGTGCAATCTGCATGTATAAATGAACCGGCAGGTTCCGGTCCAATCTGCTTGTATGACTGAACAACAATAATGGGTACATATACAGCACCTGTACCTTACTGCGTACTAAAGGTTAGCAATACCTGAATAGTGTCCGTAGTGCATAAATACTCTAAACATACAACATAAATGTAGTGCGTACATACTCTAAACATACAACATAAATGTAGTGCGTACATACTCAAAACATACTACATAAATACAACATGGTCCACGTGATTACTACTTAAATAAATAAGTTACAAGGCAACTACTTTCTCATGGCCCACTTCACATCCTTGACTAAATTCTTGCATTTCTTGGCCGCCTTTTTGATGACAGATGGAGTGTAGCGACTAGCACTGCGACGTGGTGGATCAATCCTCAGATTGTAACCTTTGGAGGTTTCATCCGGAGTGCGTGCATGACCTGTatagaaattataaaaaataattaaattatgcgCAGCAGGTAATCACAGCAAGACATAAACCACATAAGATTtactaaaagtaaaaaatagatgCCAGTTatgaacataaaataaaaaagtaatggaACATGTAAAGTAGAATACAAAACATAATACCATCATTACGAGATTCTTCATCCTCGTCAAACTCCTCTATTTCATCGTCATCATGATCCTCCTCGTCATCCGGGTCATCTACTAGATACGCATCTGTCTCCCTCTCGGGTGTGTTAGCATCTTCTTCAATGAGTCCCATGGATACACGGTTAGGATTCTGACTAAAAAAAGCTCCGCGTCCGTCATTACTCCTACTAGAGTCAACCGACACAAACCCCCCAGAAGCAACCGATGATGTATGGCCCGGATACCTAGCATCCAATGAATACCTACCAGCCATGAAGTCAGGCTGTTGGCCATATTGTGGTAGTCCAGGATCTGCAGACATCAACCCAAGCAACTGGCTAAAGGAACCTCCTTCTCCTGTTTCAAATTGTGAGGTACCCCAATATTGTTGACTGATTGGAACTGATGGGGGGAACTGTGTCTGAGGTACATAATGGCTTGAGGACTGAGGTTGTTCTTCTGGAATCGGTGTTGGAGGTAATATATGCGGCGAATGTGGCTCTTCTACTTCATTGTCAGCATCCATATCCTGACTACCCTCATCGGTATCCTGATTATCCTCATCCAAATCCTGATCACCTTCCTCCATATCCTGATCACCTTCATCATTATCTTGACCCACAAGATTTGACATGTTCAAGTGGTTCCCATATTTTGATCGGTACCAATGCATGTATCTATCTAGTAGATCATGTGAAGGCATCGGAAGCTCAGATAGAATGTAGTTATACCTGTTTGACCAATGCATCACCCATTTTGAATGACTCGCTTCCGTGGCCCAATTAAGATTCTTGGGCCCCTTCAGGGTTTCTCCATGCGCCTTCTCTAGATTCCGCTCCTGACTAGGTAGTCCCTGAACCAAACCAAACTGTCGCCTAAATCTATCGGTAGCATGCCACTCGACACATTCAAATGATACCAACGGAACTGTAGCACTCCAAACCACCGACTGCATGTAGATTTCAGGAGGAATGATGTTCGGATCCACCCGATCCACAGCATAAGCAACCCAAACAAACTGGAAAAAATAAAGGAACCTCAACATAACAGTCCACAAAGCCAATTACAAAGACAATGCTGTATACTTATGTCTTAGACCCTAAACATAAAACTAATACTACTTTCATTGAAACATACCTGCCCTTCCTGAAGTTCATCAAATGACTTCCTAAAGTGAGCTAACTTCAAGTATCTAAATCGTCGGTCACCACGCTCCCAGTTCCGCCACCTATTATGATATATTCAATTACCTCAGCTACCATTAAATGAATCATAAATATCAACATACGGGTACATTCTAACAAGTTATTACCTGTTTGCTAGTGGAAAACTTCGAGGTTCCCTAGGTAGCGGCGATAGGTATGGCATCCTGATCCAAGCCCAACAGAGTAGAAGTATTAGTGGACCATCTATTTCCTTGCAGTTAAAACGGGATGCACGGCATAATGCCCTGTAGAGATGTGCCAGGCATGCCGCTCCCCAACTATACTGACCAATACTACCAAAATCACGTAGCAAGGGTAGAAATTTCCAATGCACTCCTGCCCCAGACTTATCCCAAAACAAGATCGTCCCGATCAACAACATAATATGGCACCTCACATACCTCTGTATACTAATATCATCAATTAActgtaaattttcttttaaatcacGCAGCCAGGTAAGTTTTATGCAACTAGATCTACAGTCAGACATACGCGGTGCAACTCCAAATTGAAGCAAACACTCCGCCTCCAACGCTTCATAACTGCTCATTGTCATCCCTGTGACCGGAAGACCATCTGTGGGAAGACCAAGAATCATAGCTACATCTTCAAGTGTCACAGCACATTCACCAATGGGAAGGTGAAACGTATGTGTCTCTGGGTGCCAACGTTCAATTAGAGCATTTACCAATGCTTTCTGACACTGCACTATCCCAATCTGAGATGCATGATAGAACCCGGTAATTCGCAGATGATCCTCCACCCTTTCGTTGTACCGATCCGGAGGAAGTGGATAGTTACATGTCAACATTCTTGATTTCTAcaaaaaaacataacaaattaCTAATCAAATTATTAAGAATTGCTAACTTACCATCATAAATTTATTGACTGAATCCTTATACAACTAAATCTCGTAACTTCTAAATTTAACTAGTTAATCCTCAAAAGTATTCATAACTGCTAATGAAACTCATTACAAATACATATATTCCTAATCATAAATCTCAACAATATTTACAACATCCACAATAATATCGAACATTAATTAATTAgtcttttgttaaaaattttttcccctgcaatacaaaatattaataaatctGTATATGCCATCATTCATATTCTAACAACGCTAATAATTAACTTGCTAATAATAATTActacaattaaaattatttaaattttcccATAAAGAAATATCTAACATGGCTTAACTAAAAAAACCTTTCTAATCAACTcaacattaacactttaccacaataATAATAACATCTAACCAAAATCGATAACAGTTACACTTAATTTCTTAAAAACACATTCAAATAACATtggcttacaaataataattacaCTACAATTAAATAAACTTATTAAAAATTTACGTTATGTTCTACTTACTACTACAGCCAAAAACACAAAActaaagaacaacaacaacaacataaccATAACAAATTTTCTTATcatgatatatataattaataatctgtaaaaaaatatttaaatagaacctaacaaatatttaaaaattagtcaTAACCATTCTATTTATATTCTACAACTACATATATCTAACAACTACATAATCAACACAAATTTTCTAATaatgatttatataattattaatctgtaaaataattttaaagaaatctaacaaacaatgaaaaataagtCATACTCATTCCATTTGTGTTTTTCAAATGCATGTCTAACAacaatataatcataaaaaaaattttaatcatcataaatataattattaatctgttcaaaatattttacaataatctaactaatactaataaaTTAGTCATAATCATTCTATTTATATTCTTCAACTGTGTATCTAACAACAATCATAATattgaaattttatattttaataattataactataaaaaaattaaaaaactcaaaaaaatttcaaaaaatacttACATAATCAGGATCACTGAGATAGTGAATAATATGAAGCTCAGATCGATCAAcatctttaatttttgattttttcccCATTAATGTTGCTCCTCCACCATGCAAAGTtcagagaaatgaagaagaaggctTTGAGGGAGAAAGGTTGGTGGGAGTGAAGTGGGGATTCGGAT
This window contains:
- the LOC140179969 gene encoding uncharacterized protein produces the protein MQEMFSMYIENRAQISFIELYVEFEQSEADRNILREDYNSDSEEEFESNYECVGADGDEDHGEGNMDPDVTEVADALANDMPFGEPSFMRVLDLEAMHVPEFPEYMTAEVPIVADGEFAVGMEFSSREAVIKAIKEVSLISRKYCWVIRRYNGSHTCTRATISQDHAKLDSITIAEAIKPLVEADPSLKVKSVIAEVQSKFNYTVSYRKAWAFRHCKPVVQVDGTHLYGKYKGCLLVAVSQDGNNNIVPIAFAIVEGETSDAWHFFLSNLRQHVVTRDGVGLISDRHESINAAVERSNGAWSPPRAFHMFCIRHIESNFLRKFKAPYLQKLVVNIGYSRTVREYEVRYQRLRERGEAYTNWLNRIPREQYALAFDGGYRWGHMTTNLVECINSVLKGARNLPITALVKATFYRLNELFTRKRAEAEARINAGHVFSEVVTSKLHANQLASGNIQVSCFDRQNEVFEVREMPSGLEFAVDLRALRCDCGEFQVDRIPCRHVFACCANQRLDWKLYVHDVYKMDQVRRVYRARFRPLGNPTTWPAYNGPRYVPNPYLRRVSKGRPRMTRFLNEMDTRMLRRPRRCTLCGAEGHSRSRCRQSTGRTADGDAQ
- the LOC112754219 gene encoding uncharacterized protein, with protein sequence MLRFLYFFQFVWVAYAVDRVDPNIIPPEIYMQSVVWSATVPLVSFECVEWHATDRFRRQFGLVQGLPSQERNLEKAHGETLKGPKNLNWATEASHSKWVMHWSNRYNYILSELPMPSHDLLDRYMHWYRSKYGNHLNMSNLVGQDNDEGDQDMEEGDQDLDEDNQDTDEGSQDMDADNEVEEPHSPHILPPTPIPEEQPQSSSHYVPQTQFPPSVPISQQYWGTSQFETGEGGSFSQLLGLMSADPGLPQYGQQPDFMAGRYSLDARYPGHTSSVASGGFVSVDSSRSNDGRGAFFSQNPNRVSMGLIEEDANTPERETDAYLVDDPDDEEDHDDDEIEEFDEDEESRNDGHARTPDETSKGYNLRIDPPRRSASRYTPSVIKKAAKKCKNLVKDVKWAMRK
- the LOC140179970 gene encoding protein MAIN-LIKE 1-like, with product MGKKSKIKDVDRSELHIIHYLSDPDYKSRMLTCNYPLPPDRYNERVEDHLRITGFYHASQIGIVQCQKALVNALIERWHPETHTFHLPIGECAVTLEDVAMILGLPTDGLPVTGMTMSSYEALEAECLLQFGVAPRMSDCRSSCIKLTWLRDLKENLQLIDDISIQSIGQYSWGAACLAHLYRALCRASRFNCKEIDGPLILLLCWAWIRMPYLSPLPREPRSFPLANRWRNWERGDRRFRYLKLAHFRKSFDELQEGQVCFNESSISFMFRV